The window acatgtacatgtaactattGTCGACATTACGAAGACCACAAAAATTCCTGAACACCAACCTTTGTGGATGCGACTCAGATGCAAAAATCTTGCAACCTTCTTGCACGCCACTTTAGCACGGTCCATAGGAGAAATCCAAGAACAGAGTCACACTATACATGTAAGCTAGGAGTTTGAAAATTGGAACATTACTATCTGTTGCAAGGGTGTACCTGGTTTAAGCAAGGTAGGTTAACTAGGCAGTTTCGACAAAGACAGACCAGAGCCCAAAACAGACTGATAACGCATAGAGCTTGCCGGTACTGGTATGGTGGTATTGGTATATTGATAAGTACTGGTAGCGACATCACGGAGCTTAACGAAGAAGTTTATCTGGGCACCGAGTGAAACACCTGGAACAAAGGTTTAGAGTGGCCAAGAGCATTAGCACATTGTCTGAAGTTGGCTTATGCCTTCCGACGTGTTCCGAGTGTGCACATTCAGTGTAGTTTGGGTTCTGGTCTGTCTTCGTCAAAATCATTCATAGTTTAGCAAAGTCGGCTGGGGTGCGGCGTGGGTTATCGATCACTCAAGTTTGACCCTGGCCATGCTGGCCAGCGTTTACTACCAGTATGGGACCTATACTCACCAGGCTATAAGGCCAAGTTTGGTCTTGCAAGTTCCACTTGTGCTCTTGAAGTAGAAGTCCCACGTGAAAAATCTGACACTATCTGGACAATCACTCATAATTTTCTTGACAAAATCATCGAACAATTTCTTCTCGTAGGGTAATCTCGCGTCATAATCATCAAGGTCTGGGATACTATCCTCCGCCTCTTTGAGTACATGGTTGGTCTCGTCTAACACCACCAAGGCACATTCCTTATCATCATTGAACTTCATGCACAGACATTTGTAGGGAGCATTTTTCATTCTGCCTTCCTTGGTAAACTTCGTAACGACTTCGTCATCCACTTTTATCCCGGCTACATTTTGGCTTGCCATTTTTGTAGTTGATTGGATAAAGAAACAGTATAGAATGGTCTATAAACCTGGTGGAATTCGGGAGGTCACTGTCAAACGGTTAAACGAAAAGAGAGGGGTCTTCACTGCCCTGTACTGTACTGAAGTCTGAATGCACTATAGAACTGTGTACAATGATTCACGATGCACAGAAAATTACACACGCTTAGTTACATAACGGAAACACCCATACTGGTATTGCGGATAGCCCGTATATAATGTATACATCATTTACACTATAGATCTGTACAACTAGTCTACAATGTATTTGCTTATTGTAAACGCGTCCAAATTATTCCAGTCATACCGGGAATCCGTTTTGTCGTCGGTCTTCGGTTCATTTGTCTACTTTTGGTCACACCTTGGAGTAACCAGACTGGTTATACTCTTCATACAGGGATTTGAACCCTGGTATTAATATGACCCAGGGAGATTGAGACACTGGAAGGATTTCAGTTCAGGGACATGGAGAATGAGACTGAGACACTGGAGGGATGGCCCTTCGCTGGCCGACCATGGCATCCAGGGACATTGAGATTGGACACTGGAGGCGGGATGGCCCTTAGGATGGCTGACCATGGCTTGCGGGGACATGGAGATTGATGGCCCTCAGTTGAGATTGTTGGCAGGGCGGCCATGGCATGCAGGGGCGCATTGAGACACTGGAAGGATGGTCCTTCGCTGGCCGACCATGGCATCCAGGGACATTGAGATTGGACACTGGAGGCGGGATGGCCCTAAGGATGGCTGACCATGGCTTGCGGGGACATGGAGATTGATGGCCCTTAGCTAGGTTGGCAGGGCGGCCATGGCATGCAGGGGCGCATTGAGATAAATGGAAGAATGGTAGGCCATGGCATCCAGGGATATGGAGATTCAGGCAGTGGAGGCACAACAGGCCATGACATCTAGAGAGGATATCTAGCTGGTCATTGAGAGACAACTAATATTgaatattcatatattcaataTTCACAGGGAGGGAGGGGAATCTTCAAGTCAGGCAGCAGAAAAACATTGAGCAGCCAAGGGAAAGGCACATGCAGTAAACCATTTCAGTACCACACCCGGTTGTTACCAGCATGTACAATGCATATTGGCCTGCAGCgatctgtaggcctactgctaaCTTTTCCCTCAGTTGTATTGTTTACCAGTCCTTTTATGTTCCAGGTTGGTCACTTCATAAATGAGTTGACAGCACAGTTTTCAAGTTAATAAAGACCCCGCCCCAAAGACAGGGCATCATCGGCCCTATTACACAATGAAATTCTTAATGAGCCAAGTTGGTATCCAGGCCAACCGCTATAAGACTGGTGTGGGCCATGCAGGAGTAATAAAGATTTTTTAAATCCCTGCAGTAGCAAGTGTTAATTGAACTGTCCATGTCAACAATGTCCAAGTGGTGACAGGTGGTAGCATCAATGTGGAGTCCTTCAATACTATGTATAAATACCACAGTTATCTTCAACAAGCTGTGATTCTCCATTGTACGAAATGTGggtattgatatatatatatgtaaattACATGCAAAAACTCATAACGGTACCTCAAAGtgaataaatgacaaattgacttcataaaaaatcaaaacaacttAGTATTTCTACTCATAGATGTTTATtatgcaaatttatttcatgcAAAAGCTTTTAACTACAAGAACAAACCTCAGCTCTCTGAAAAAGAGGTGATTCAGGAAgattttaagatacatgatgtACAATTACCTAATCCTCGCCACAAACAGCTGAGTCAAGAGCTTACAACTGCAGtttcaaatgcaaaatgatGACTAGCAGCGAACCATTCATAGACTCAATGTTAATACATAGTTTGATAATTTATTATGTTTAACTCAACGCTTCGAACCATAGTTTCTGTCAAGGAAAATTAACACTGAGATGAATAGAGAACAGAATAGAATTTGTCCACATTTTTGAGTCCACAAGTTGTGTTGCCTTGAACCGCACACCAGAGTCATGGATGAATGATTCAATTGTACATCATGTGCTTTCTAAATCCAGCTCAAAATACCCTCTTCTATATTTTGGTATTTTGCagcaatttcaaacattttcctTCATTTGAAATGACTCATCAGCCTATAAACGTCTATAGAATCCTGAGACAACGCATCAGAGGAATATAAGGTCCACTCCAAGGCATCATATTTCCAAGGCTGATTTGGTATTTGATTCAATGATCATTGTATAGATGGGAGCATGGTGGATTTAAAAACATGTTCAGGTAACCAATCAATATCCAATGTAATTACATTGGTGACCTGTGCTGGCAAAATGTGTCACAAAGAGCATTTTGATGCATTTGAGTTGCATATTCTATCTGCAACCTCACATTTCCTCACCTTAAGATCATGCCTGCTTTGTAAAGTTCAGAATGAGGAGATGGAgagtttggtaaaaaaatgaaGCTATTTTGATGCTGCTTTCTTCCATTTACTCAAAAATAAGATCTGCACACTGCCActcattttgatcatgtttgAACTTGCTGTTTTGAGACAGACTCCCTTATCAATAATAATTAATAGCTATATACAGATCGTTTGTTCTAGAATGCAATCTAGCATAAACTCTTCATAAATACTACTGAACTACTAAGGACCTAGCTAAAGCATTAACAGATCATTTCTGTACATTCATTGGTTAGAAGACAAGGCATCCTTTTATCACAAATCTGCAATTTACAAACAGGTTGACGTCTGCAGAATATAAGTGCACGCAGCCAATATATCAATACTATTACTAAATTTGAGGCAGGAAATGGCCATGAGGGCTGAAAGTTTTTTCCTTAAATCCACTTGAAGAAGTTAAAAATTCACCCAATATTGAACTCTGTTACACAAATTGTAGTTTAACATCAAAACGCGCATCAAATCATCCTTATCATTATTACTAAGTTGCACggagagattctgcgatgtccCAACCACAAGACCATGATCGGGTCAATTCAGTATAAAAAAAAACCTTGATCACATTTCAGGGATTTCCGAAAGCAAAAAAGTAGGTggattgtccaatcaaaagtgcTGAATTCTGTATCCATGGCATGCTCATCAGAAAAGAGCCAATGAGAATGATCGATTTTGGGGTTAGTTGAGGTCAATTTTGTTTTCGGAAATGGGTAATTACGTCATGAGCTATGATGGCCTATGTTCAACTTTACAGTACACTTTGATACTTCAAGAATAAATTAACAAAATTTCTTTTCCAATTTAGACCACTCCAACCTGATTTTGTAGAAATACTGAAAAATAATGTTTAAAAGGTAAATGAATACTGTAACTAAGTGTGCATTTACCTGCCGTTAATTAATCTCAATACCTCTAAGACTAATACTATCTGAAATTTTCATCACACATGTTAAAACCCCTTAAACTAATAACTTCTGATCTGAGGTACGATCGTGGTTCAAGAGCTTTTTACGATCTTGACCAGAATTGAACTTCAGGGTGAAGCAGCCCTCTCGCACCAGGATGGAAGTTTTTACCACTTAACTTTTTAACATAAACAAACTTAAGAATAACTGTACACTGCATACATGATAAACTCCTATACATGTgataaatgtaaatgtacatgactgtgCCGGAAATGCCTAGTTCAATATGGCTATAGTATGCACAGTATAGTATCATTGCAACTGAAAAGTGTCCTTACAAACTAAGAACTTGGGTTCTGAACATAAGATACCTTGCTTTAATTTCAATGCGTCTGCTGTTCAAAATCTCATTTTCTATATTCTGGTCTCCCAAAACAATCTAGGCAAATGACCCTAGGGTCAACAAGTACTCGTTGAATTAGAAAAAAtacataatttacaataattAAAGCACCAGTGACTTATTATTACATAACCTGTGACACATGCCAGCAACGCATAACACCACGTCCGTCGctactttcattttcaaaatctaaCTCTGTTATTTTCAACGGCGTCTGGATGACAACTCTGCATGATGGTTCATCATGACAGCACTGAGAGATCGGAGGTTAGGATAGCCTTTCACATCTACTACCAATCATATTGCAAACCGTGAAGCCTCCAGTGCTTTTTGTTTGTGAACTGGCTCATTTTCAAAAGCGTTAGACAAAATGGCTGTATTTGCAGCATAAATTTAATGGTTAACATAATTATTAGAATTGAGAGTTTGCATTTAAGGGTTTACAGGAATAGATGATGGCTGTCTTTACATTGAACTCCTTTATCCAGATCACTACCTGAATTTTGAACACAGGTTCGCCCAGAAAGTACTTCCAATTGCGTCTGACCAAATCGAACAGTCAAGTGGCCTGTGACAACACAAACCCTCATGTGACAAACAACTCATGGCTATGGAAGTTTACTTTCGGGCACCTGTAGCTCCGTTTTGTGTCGTAGGCTTTTGCACTTGTCCCTGCTTTATGACTCGATTCCATTAACAGCAGACGTGTGTCCTGCaagaaaattgcaaaaaaagatgTCACAAGGTATTTTCTCGACGGATTTAGCTAATTCGGATGTGACCCTTAGCTCAGTGCTGTAATCACTGCTAGTTCCAAAGCAATGCGTTACTGACAGTTTATATTGAGAAACTAGACATTTGGTTTGCACAAGAAGAGATTTGCACATGATTATGAGGCGTTTAGTTTATATTTCAATGTTAACCATTGCTTAggttttgttgaaaatgtgtTCTACATTGTTTTGTGCAAGGGCAGAGCACTTGTCTCTATGATGTACTTACACACAGGCTGTACATAGTTCCCGGGGAAAGTTCCAAACTGTCCTGTCCTTGCATTAGTACCAACAAACCATCCGTCATCACACCGCTCCAATACATACACACTGTCGCCTTCGCGTAAGTCTAATTCATCTTGATTCTGAGGCCCGTATGCAAACACCGCTCGATACCTGAGAGAAGAGAATAAACTAGGTCAAGATCTGTCTAACTGGCTGAAGTTGAAATCACGAAATGttaagaaatatttgaaaattaagCAATTGTATTGTGAATTAAACTAACAGTTCTGATAGAAAACACTTAAATAATTTTATAGTAAAACTTACGGTTTTAAAGGCTGCTCATGTTTTGGTTGAGGTGGGGGAGGCCCCTCCTTGTCTCTGTAATAACCATCACGACCCATCGATCGTCTGTCCAACGACAAGGTCCTGTCATACGCCGGCCTCGATTCCTTTTCCTTCTGTTGAAGTTTATAAGTCTCAATCATAGCACTTGCGGCATCCAACCGTGGATTATAATCCTGTGAAACGTTTCTGTGCCCGTCGCGTTTCGTCGGGCTGTGATCTTGCCGATGACTAGTGCTATCCCGCTTATCTAAAGTGTCAATAAATGAGTCCAAAGTTTGATTATAGTCACCATCCTTTGACGAAGAGTCGTACCGTTGTCGGCGATCTTGTCGTGGACTATAATCTTGGAAGTCAAAGTAATTTTCCCGATTTTGGCTTGGGGACATCATCTGATCGGGATAAAGGGGAGACATAGGCCGCACAGGGGTACCTGGAAATATTAGAATTTTAGTCAAAGAAATGTGAATGTAATGACATGACAGGCAAAAGTTCCTAGTTTTGGCTTTAAAACGGTGCGCTACATTCAAAATATTACTCTAGAGGCTTTCTACTTCTTGGGAAGAACTTCAGTGAATATCAACAAAACTTCGGCAATGGGGTGATACAGTATCTATTCAAAAACTTGGCAGACTTACCAGGTCCAGGCGTATTGAAGGCAGACGGTGCAGCTGATTGGACTACAGATGGCGCTGGCGTAATAAAGGGCGTATCCGGCTCTCTCTGGATGTCGAGGTACGAGATGGGTATAATACCTTGGATACCGTCCACCTTCGCCTCATACCAGTTTTCGTCGACTCTTCGTATCAATGTCGCGATAGCACCCTGGAATTGAAATTTGGCGTTAAACTTTTGCAAATCACATCTACAGAATGCTGCAGACTTAATACTAGGAAGTAAAGTAGCTGGGGTTACCACTTATAGTCCATGTGCACTAAGTCAGCCAGCATAACTTGCAGACCTGTCCTGTTGCCACATCAATGCAATTATTGACCAGATTCTATCACTGTCAGAACAACATCAAGGACTTTTAAGTGAAAACCCAAGATATCACAGCATGTTGTTAAACTTAATTGATGGTAACTAAAAGTTGCTAAATCCCTTTCCAGAACTGTGCACAGACCTATTGAGGACAAGACTTCCTTTACCTTTTTAGCAGATAATTCCACAGGAGACTGTTTCTTGAACGTATATTTGATCTTCGCTGTACCTTCTTGACTCAGTGCGATCGCTCGCGCCTCTTCCAAAGTTTTTGTGATCTGAAGGAAGCAACAAAACACATGTATAAGATAAGAACAGAGTAGCAAAGAAGAAGAGACAATGTTTGGATCTGGTACCCAGTTGAACGTACTGGTGATAGCGTGAACCTCTGACCAGGGCAATCAGTCCTGGCAATTAGCCCAAAGAACCTGTGTTAAAGGTAAAAGGGAATGGCTGGTGACAGAATTAACCAATCTCAAAGCTACACTCGTTTGTACTAATCAACATTATTCCCAGACATTGACAGGACTGGGACAGTAGTTTTAACCAAAATAGAAGACACTGAGTAATCTTTCTCTATCTTGTTCCCCGACATACATACCTCCACGTAGTTGACAGGGAAGATGCCCCTGTGTCCATGATGTTCACCTTCGTACCAGTTTTTATCGACCTGACGTGTCAGATAGATTACGTCACCTTTTCTAAAAGACAACTCCCTGAAACAAAGAAAGTCTCATTTCAACAATCATCTTCCATCTTGTAACTGTTCAATGACAGGATAAGTTCTTAAATCAGTCAATGTCAGCAGTAGCCCTTGGGTCAGCTTCATGCCTCTTAGTTTGGCCTGGGTGGTCTGATCTTTCGACCAGGTCTTTTTGTCCTCGGCATTACACAGGGGATTAAGGACAATGTCAACAAGTCTCTTGTAAAGATTGAGCACAAAACTTGAACTCCCCTCTACAAAATCCCAGCTGGACACAAGATTCTGGTCCCAACAGGCCCAAACTCAGAACTGCCTTGAACGTTTTGCCTGACCCCACCAGGGGTGACACGCTCTTACCCAGTATACAGAAAGTAAGAATACACACTAAAGGTCACATCCTACGCTGAAGAAAAAGACTTACTTTTGACTCTGTGACTTGAATGAATACAATGCCTTCGCTTTGCCCTTGATCTCTGTTGGACGATGTTTCTTATCAAACTTGGGGACGTGCATCGGGGCCATGTTCTCAAGGTCCTCACCGAACCGGTCGATGGGGATTGGCGACTTCTGCTTGGCACTAGAGGAAGACAAGTATACAGATCATATAACAGATTCAGGAGCGGCGTGGTCTAGATTCGTAAGTTCAAAACGTCATGGgtttgacaccttaaatgacaCATCATTGTGTGACCATGGGCTCGTTTGCTTACCTATGGCTCTCCATCCCTTATGGGACAGTGACAATGCAATCATTTAAGACATACCTGAAAAAGTCAGAGTGTTTCCTCGCTTCATTTCTCGCATATTCCTCTTCAGctcgttttcttttttcttcctcCGTAATCTGGCgctgaaaaataaacatttcaaatga is drawn from Lineus longissimus chromosome 1, tnLinLong1.2, whole genome shotgun sequence and contains these coding sequences:
- the LOC135486478 gene encoding uncharacterized protein LOC135486478; this translates as MASQNVAGIKVDDEVVTKFTKEGRMKNAPYKCLCMKFNDDKECALVVLDETNHVLKEAEDSIPDLDDYDARLPYEKKLFDDFVKKIMSDCPDSVRFFTWDFYFKSTSGTCKTKLGLIAWIPEYTKGRGKLCGASAKPEIEHRIDLKASVTVNDADDMDYMDLAKSLTLGFKN